The genomic DNA CAAGGCCGAGTTCCCGGAAGGCATTGCCAGCTACGGCACCGACGCCCTGCGCTTCACCTTCTGCTCGCTGGCCTCCACTGGCCGCGACATCAAGTTCGACATGGGCCGCGTCGAAGGCTATCGCAACTTCTGCAACAAGATCTGGAACGCCGCCCGCTATGTGCTGGACAAAGGCGAGGACTGCGGCCAGAACGGCGAAGCCTACGAGCTGTCGCTGGCCGACCGCTGGATCATCTCGCAGCTACAACGCACCGAAGCCGAAGTAACCCGCCAGCTCGAGCAGTTCCGTTTCGACCTAGCCAGCCAGGCCCTGTACGAGTTCATCTGGAACCAGTACTGCGACTGGTACCTGGAGCTGTCCAAGCCGGTACTGTGGGACGAAAACGCTCCGGTAGAGCGCGCCCGCGGCACCCGCCGCACCTTGGTGCGCGTGCTGGAAGTGGCGCTGCGCCTGGCTCATCCGTTCATGCCGTTCATCACCGAAGAAATCTGGCAGCGCATCGCGCCGCTGGCAGGCATCGACGGCAAGACCATCATGCTCCAGCCGTGGCCAGTGGCCAACGAAAGCCGCATCGATGCCGCCGCCGAAGGCGATATCGAATGGCTCAAGGAACTGATGGTAGGCCTGCGTAACATCCGCGCCGAAATGAACATCGGCCCGGGCAAGCCCCTGCCACTGTTCCTGAAGAACGCCAACGCCGACGACCAGCGCCGCCTGCAGGAAAACGAAGCCCTGCTCAAGAAGCTGGCCAAGGTCGAGTCGTTCACCGTGCTCGGCGAGGCCGACGAAGCGCCGCTTTCGGCCACCGCACTGGTGGGCGATCTGCAGGTGCTGGTGCCGATGGCCGGCCTGATCGACAAGGACGCCGAGCTGGCTCGCCTGAACAAGGAAATCCAGCGCCTGCAAGGTGAAGTGCAACGCGTCGGCGGCAAGCTGTCGAACGCCGCCTTCGTCGACAAGGCACCGCCTGCGGTGATCGAGAAGGAACGCGCCAAGCTGGCCGAGTCCGAGCAGGCCCTGGCCAACTTCACCGAGCAGCATGCGCGGATCGCTGCGCTGTAACAGTTACATCGCTGACTGACCGGCGGGGGCTAAGCCCCCGATCGCGACACAAGGCCGCTCCTACAGATTTGATGCCGGATTCAACGGCACCGCTATCCTGTAGGAGCGGCCTTGTGTCGCGAAAGGGCCGCGCAGCGGCCCCAGGCCAGCGATGCCCATTTGGATTCAAGCATGACCCAGAAACCCACCCTGCACCCGCGCAACCGCCATCAGGGGCGCTACGACTTCCCCAGCCTGATCAAGGCCCACCCGGACCTGGCTCGCTTCACCATCACTAACCCCCACGGTAAACCCAGCATCGATTTCGCCAACCCCGAAGCCGTGCGGGTGTTCAACCGCGCCTTGCTCAAGGCCCAGTACGGCATCCAGCACTGGGACATTCCCGCAGATTACCTGTGCCCGCCGATACCCGGCCGCGCCGACTACATCCACGTAGCCGCCGACCTGTTGGCCGAGGATAACGCTGGCGAAGTGCCCAAAGGCGCTCAGGTGCGCGCCCTGGACATTGGCGTGGGCGCCAACTGCATCTACCCGCTGCTCGGCCACTGCGATTACCGCTGGCGCTTCCTCGGCTCGGACATCGACCCGGTGGCACTAGCCTCGGCCAAGGCAATCGTTCAGGCCAATGGCCTGAGCAAAGCCATCGCACTACGCCAGCAGAACAACGCCAAACTCATTCTCGGCGGCCTGCTCGAGGAAGACGAACGCTTCGACCTGACCTTGTGCAACCCGCCCTTCCACGCCTCACGCGAGGAAGCCACCCGTGGCAGCCAGCGCAAGTGGAAGAACCTCGGCAAACAGGACCCCAAGCGCAAGCTGCCCGTGCTCAACTTCGGCGGGCAGAACAACGAGCTGTGGTGTGAAGGTGGCGAGATCCGCTTCGTCAGCCAGCTGGTTGGCGAAAGCCTACAGTACGCTGTACAGGTGTTGTGGTTCACCAGCCTGGTGTCCAAGGCCAGCAACCTGCCCGGCATCGAAGCGGCGCTGAAAAAAGCCGGCGTCAAGGCCGTACGTATCGTTGAGATGGGCCAGGGGCAGAAACAGAGCCGTATGGTCGCGTGGAGCTTCCACGACCATAGCCAACGGCAGGCCTGGAACGAGCGACGCAAATCACAGGCATGAAAAAACCGCGCCCGGGCAAGCCGGGCGCGGTTTGGTCAATGCATCAACGAATTACTTGTTGATAGCGTCGGTCAGCGACTTGGCCGGCACGAATTTGACGACTTTCTTGGCAGCGATTTCGATGGCAGCGCCAGTCGAAGGGTTGCGGCCGGTACGGGCAGGACGCTCGGAGACTTTCAGCTTGCCGATGCCTGGCAGGGTGATTTCAGCGCCGTTTTCCAGCTGGTCGGCAACGATCTGGCCCAGTTGCTCCAGAGCGTTTTTGGCGGTGGCTTTCGGCTGAGCGATCGACTCGGCGATATCGGCAATCAGTTGGTCTTTGGTCAATGCCATGGTGGTGTTCCTTCCCTATCAAATTCAGTGGTTATGCAGCGCTCTACGACGTTATCGGGCCAGCCCCTGAAGTCTGGAGGGCCGCGCCAATCGGGCATGTAGATGCGTAAATCGGCGTTTGGTTCGACACGGAGCAAGCGCGCTGCCAGCAATGCGCCACCCGAGGTGCGCAAGACCGCGCAAAGCTACCACAGGAATGGATAAATATCCGCTGCCCGCTTCAATTTAGTGCAGGTTTTTCGGGGGTTTTAGCCAAATTCGCAAAAAATTGAACAAAAAAACAACAACCGGCATTTCTGCCAACATCCGGCCACTGCATCACCTGTCGTCTGGGGTAAACTTCACAACTTTTGCAGCGCGGCGCCTGGCCGCCCACGACTGACCGAGAATTCCATGCCAATCCGTCATTGCATCGTTCACCTGATCGACAAGAAGCCCGATGGCAGCCCCGCCGTGCTGCATGCACGGGATACCGAGCTGGGCGCATCGGACGCTATCGAAAACCTGCTGGCCGACCTTAACGACAGCTACAACGCCAAGCAGGGCAAAGCCTGGGGCTTCTTCCACGGCGAATCCGGCGCCTACCCGCTGAGCGGCTGGCTAAAGCAGTACCTGGAACAGGAAAAGGACTTTGCCGCCTTCAGCCGCGTTGCCGTCGAGCATCTGCAAAAGCTGATGGAAGAATCCAACCTTTCCACCGGCGGCCACATCCTTTTCGCCCACTACCAGCAAGGCATGACCGACTACCTGGCCATCGCTCTGCTGCACCACAGCGAAGGCGTGGCGGTGAACGCCGAACTGGATGTGACGCCCTCGCGTCACCTGGACCTCGGCCAGTTGCACCTGGCGGCACGTATCAACCTGTCGGAGTGGAAGAACAACCAGAACTCCAAGCAGTACATCTCGTTCATCAAGGGCAAGAATGGCAAGAAGGTTTCGGATTACTTCCGCGACTTCATCGGCTGCCAGGAAGGCGTCGACGGCCCAGGCGAAACCCGCACCCTGCTCAAAGCCTTCAGCGACTTCGTTGAAAGCGAGGACCTGCCAGAAGAAGCCGCACGCGAAAAGACCCAGACCCTGGTCGACTACGCTACCACCCAGACCAAACTGGGCGAGCCGGTAACCTTGGAAGAGCTGTCCAGCCTGATCGACGAAGACCGGCCTAAAGCCTTCTACGACCACATCCGCAACAAGGATTACGGCCTGTCGCCCGAGATACCGGCGGACAAACGTACCCTGAACCAGTTCCGCCGCTTCACCGGGCGCGCCGAAGGCCTGTCGATCAGCTTCGAAGCGCACCTGCTGGGGGACAAGGTGGAGTATGACGAGGTGGCGGGCACACTGATCATCAAAGGCCTGCCGACGCAACTGGTAGACCAGCTAAAGCGTCGCAAGGACTGATCAACCGCTGGTATAGGAGGCGACCAAAGCCTCCTTCGCAGCCTTGCGCAACTTCTTCACCAGGCGCTCCTGGCGCAATGCCTCGCCCTTGTCCGGCCATTGCTCGACGTAGACCAGCGCCTGCGCCGGGCTGGTCTTGAAATACCGCGCCCCCTGCCCTTTCTGATGCGCTACGAAACGCCGCTGCGGATCATCACTGATGCCGCAGTACAGCGAACCATTGGCAGCCCTCACCAGGTAGACATACCAAGGTTTGCAGATGGGGTTCTCGGATACGTCGCTCACGATGCTTGTGCCTGGCTGCAAAGCCGACAGCTTAACCGCTCAGTTCGCCTGCTGGAACGCACGCAGCCCTTTGAACGCCTGCTGGCGCACCTTGTTCTGCAGCATGGGCGACCACCCCAGCAACACACCGGGTGCACCCAACGCCTGACGCGACCAACGCCACAGGTCGAAGCTGTCGTCATGCTGGCAGATCAACCCGTCGCGGATGACGAAGCGCGCCTGGATATCGTTGACCACGGTACGGCCGGTCTGGCTGAACAGGTAGGTCGCCACCCAATGTGCACAGGCGCTGCGCTCGTCTGCATGGACCTGGTCGAACGTCAGGGAGAAATCCTTGGCCCGGGTGGTGAGCATACGCCACATGTCACCGGCATCACGGCCGCGCAGGGTACCGAAAACCGGGTCACTGAAGACGATGTCTTCGCTGTAGCAAGCCACCATCGCTTCGGCGTCCAGACGCTGGAAAGCCTGATAGAAGCGGGTGATCAGGTCACGGTTGGCGTCGCTCATGGGCAGGCCCGTCCTGGGAATGGAAAGCTGCACGATAATCTGTGGGCACCGGCAATGCCATGCCCATTTGCAACATGAATGCCGGCTGGATCAGTGCAGACTTCAGAGCCTTTCGCTACTCACTTTGACATGCCGCGCCCGCCCTGCCCCAAGGCCGAACACGATGGCCCCCACACCCAATACGGCAAAGATCCAGCCCACTGCGGCCCAGCCGCCCGTCATGTCATGTACCAAGCCCACCGCAAAGGGGCCCATGGAGGCAAGGGTGTAACCCACGCCCTGGGCCATGCTCGACAGGTTGGCCGCCACGTGGGCGTCTTTGGAACGCAGCACGATCAACGTCAGCGCCAAGGCAAAAGTACCGCCTTGCCCCAGGCCTAACAGCACCGCCCAGCCCCACAGGCCAGACAGCGGCGCATACAGGCAGCCGAACAGGCCGGCCAGGGTAATGAGCATGACCAGCACGATTGCCAGCCGCTGGTCTTTGCCCCGCGTGGCCAGCCAGGGTGCACTCAGCGAGCTGACCAGTTGCACGATCACCGAGCCGGAGAGCACCAGGCCCGCTTCGGTCGGGCTCAGACCACGGCCGATGAGGATCGACGGCAACCAGCCGAACACGATATAGGCCAGCGATGACTGCAACCCCATGTACAAGGTCACCTGCCAGGCCAGCGGATCGCGCCACAGCCCTCTCACTCGGTAAGCCACCTTGTGCAGGCCATGCCCCTGGCGCGCCTGGGGCAACCAGACCAGCATGGCCAGCAGTGCAGGGATCATCCAGAAACCCAGGCCCAAGGCCCAGCTGCCGTGCAAATGCTCGGTCAACGGTACCGTGGCGCCTGCCGCCATGGCTGCGCCTAGGCAAAGGGCCATGGTGTAGACACCCGTCAAGGTGCCGGCATGCTTGGGAAAATCACGCTTGACGATGCCAGGCAACAGCACACCGATGATGCCAATGCTGGCACCGGCCATGATGCTGCCAAGAAATACCCCGGTTGTACCCATCGCACTGCGTAGAACGATGCCTAGCGCCAGCGTCAGCAAGATGCCGAGGATCACCCTCTCGCTACCCCAGCGCCGCGCAAGCAGCGGCGCAAGCGGCGCAAACAGCCCAAGACAGAGCACTGGCAAGGTCGTCAGCAGCCCAGCCTGAGAGGCACTAAGGCCCAGGCTTTCACTGACCAGGCCAAGTACCGGGGCCATGCTCGACAGCGCCGGGCGCAGGTTCAGGGCGACCAGTACCAGGCCCAGCAACAGCAACCAAGGCCGCTGCAGCATCACAGGCTGGTCCTGCACTTGCGCATCATCGGCTTCGGCATCAATCAGCAGTTCATCCAGCTCGCGCTCGCGGGCAGGTGTGTCACGGGTCATTGGTTCAGCCATGGCCTTCTCGTGGTCAGGATTCGATGAGGGTGCGGCTCAGGCACTTGGCCCGCTCCGCATCGCGTTGTTCGATGGCGTCGAGGATCTGACCATGCAGATCGAAGGTGGCCTGGCAGCGCGGAACAGTGGCCATGTTGTGCTGCAGCGCGGCAGCCACGACACCCGAGAAATAGCGGTACAACTCGCTAAGCGCCGGGTTGTGTGCAGCGTCGATCAGGCGTTGGTGAAACGCCAGGTCGCAACTGACATAAGCATCCACATCACCATGAAAATGCTCGGCGCTGCCCTTTAGCGCGATGCGCAGGGCACGCAAGTCGTCATCGGTACGCCGCAGTGCTGCCAAGCCTATCGCCTCGGTTTCGAGGATGTGCCGCGTTTCCCTCGCCTGTTCCAGCGTGCAGCGGGACATTGCCAGTACAGCCTGCAGCGGGTCCTGGCAAGTACGCAGGTAACTGCCGTCGCCCTGGCGGATTTCCACCAGGCCGCTGAAGGCCAGCACGCGCATGGCCTCACGCACGGTATTGCGGCTGATGCCCAACTCCAGGGCCAGCTCCGGCTCGGTGGGCAGGCGCTGCCCTACCCGCCAGTCACCCTGGAGGATGCGCTCGCGCATGCGCTCCACAGCGAGCTCTACCAAAGATCGCTTGGCCAATTCACTGCCCATGCCTAATCAACCAATCATCCGACGAATTTGCGTATGTTAAGTCAGCGTGGATGGCAGATCAAATCAGCGCGCCAACCAAATCAGTGGGGCCGCTATGCGGCCCCACTGATTATCAGCTCAGCGCATCAATCAGCGCCTGGTTCATTTCTGGTGTACCGATGGTGATACGCAGGAACTGGGCAATCCGCTGTTGCTTGAAGTGGCGCACAATTACACCTTGCTCACGCAAACGCGCCGCCAGCTGCGCCGCATCCTCCTGCGGGTGGCGGGCGAAGATGAAGTTGGCCGCCGATGGCAGCACCTCGAAACCCTTGGCAGTCAACTGCTCCACCAGTGCTTCACGGCTGTCGATCACCTTGCGGCAGGTGGCTTCGAAGTACGCCTGGTCCTCGAACGCCGCAGCGGCGCCGACGATCGCCATACGGTCCAGCGGATACGAGTTGAAGCTGTTCTTGATCCGCTCCAGCGCCTCGATGAGGTCCGGGTGCCCTACCGCCAGGCCAACCCGCAAGCCCGCCAGCGAGCGCGACTTCGATAGGGTCTGGGTCACCAGCAGGTTGTCGTAGCGGTCCACCAGGCTGATAGCCGTCTGGCCACCAAAGTCGATATAGGCTTCATCGACCACTACCACCGAGTCGCGGTTGGCCTGCAACAACTGCTCGATTGCCTGCAGCGGCAACAGGCAACCGGTCGGCGCATTCGGGTTGGGGAAGATGATCCCGGCGTTAGGCTTCTGGTAGTCCTCGACACGGATCTGGAACTGTTCATCCAGCGCCACAGGCTCGAACGGGATGCCATAGAGGCCACAGTACACCGGGTAAAAGCTGTAGCTGATGTCCGGGAACAACAGCGGGCCGCCGTGCTGGAACAGGCCGTGGAAAATGTGCGCCAGCACCTCGTCCGAGCCGTTGCCTACGAACACCTGCCCAGTGGTTACGCCGTAATACTCGGCTACCGCCTGCTTGAGCCGGTCACCATTGGGGTCCGGGTACAGCCGCAGGTTGTCGTTCAGCTCGCCGCGCATGGCCTCCAGCGCCTTGGGCGACGGGCCATAGGGGTTTTCGTTGGTATTGAGCTTGACCAACCGGGCCAGCTTGGGCTGCTCGCCGGGGACGTAAGGCACCAGGTCCTTGACGAAGGGGCTCCAGAATCGACTCATGCTCAGTTCCCCTTGTCTTGGGTCAGGATACGGTATTCGGCGCTACGGGCGTGGGCGGTCAGCGATTCGCCACGGGCCAGGACCGAGGCGGTGTGGCCCAGCTCGGATGCGCCCTGCTCGGAGCAGAAGATGATCGACGAACGCTTCTGGAAGTCATAAACACCCAGTGGCGACGAGAAGCGCGCGGTACCGGAAGTCGGCAGTACATGGTTGGGACCGGCGCAGTAGTCGCCGAGCGCTTCGCTGGTGTGACGGCCCATGAAGATCGCGCCGGCGTGACGGATCTGTCCCAGCCAGGCCTGCGGATCGGCGACCGACAGCTCCAGGTGTTCGGGGGCAATGCGATTGGCCACTTCGATGGCTTGCTGCATGTCGCGCACCTGTATCAATGCGCCACGGCCATTGATCGACTTCTCGATGATCTCGGCGCGCTCCATGGTTGGCATCAGCTTGTCGATGCTGGCAGCCACACGGTCGAGGAATTCGGCATCCGGGCTGACCAGGATGGCCTGGGCATCTTCATCGTGCTCGGCCTGCGAGAACAGGTCCATGGCGATCCAGTCGGGGTCCGTCTGGCCGTCGCACACCACGAGGATTTCCGAAGGGCCGGCAATCATGTCGATACCGACCTGGCCAAACACATGGCGCTTGGCGGTGGCCACGTAGATGTTGCCTGGGCCGACGATCTTGTCTACCTGCGGCACGCTCTCGGTGCCATATGCCAGGGCCGCGACCGCCTGGGCACCACCCACGGTGAACACACGGTCGACGCCTGCAATGCAGGCTGCAGCCAAGACCAGCTCGTTGACTTCACCGCGCGGCGTAGGCACCACCATGACCACTTCAGCCACGCCCGCTACCTTGGCCGGGATGGCGTTCATCAGTACCGACGACGGATAAGACGCTTTACCGCCAGGTACATACAAGCCGGCGCGATCGAGCGGCGTAACCTTCTGGCCCAATACGGTACCGTCGGCCTCGGTGTACTGCCAGGAGTCCTGCTTCTGCCGTTCGTGGTAGATACGCACGCGCTCGGCGGCCTTCTCCAGGGCTGTGCGCTGGGCGTCGGTGATGCGGGTCAGGGCCAGTTCCAGGCGTTCACGCCCAAGGATCAGGTCGTTGATGGACGTGGCACCTACACCATCGAAACGCTGGGTGAATTCCACCAGCGCCGCATCGCCGCGCTCGCGCACGGCCTTGATGATGTCGAGCACGCGCTGGTTGACCGCGTCATCGGACACACTTTCCCAGCTCAGCAGATGATCCAGATGTCGGGCGAAATCCGGATCAGCGGCGTTGAGACGGGCGATTGCAGTGGACACGGTCATGGCGAGGGCCTCGATTATTAGCGAATGCTCAGGCGCCCTAGGCTACCAGTCCATCCGCGCGGGCACCCGAGAAAAGTGGCTATGACGCGGATAGACGGGCGCGACAGCAGAGGTCGCGCGTTCGAGTCAGCCGCGGTGTCGCGATTCGACAGCTTGACGCAGGGTGTCGATCAGGCTCTGGATGCGGGCATGCTGCATCTTCATGGACGCCTTGTTGACCACCAGGCGCGAGCTGATCGTGGCGATCAGGTCCTGGGGCTCCAGGCCATTGGCGCGCAGGGTGTTGCCGGTGTCGACCACGTCGATGATCTTGTCGGCGAGGTTGATCAGCGGTGCCAGCTCCATCGAACCGTACAGTTTGATGATGTCGACCTGACGGCCTTGCTCGGCATAGTAGCGCTTGGCTACGTTGACGAACTTGGTTGCAACGCGCAGGCGACCCTTGGGCTCGGGAGCACCGACCACGCCTGCGGTCATAAGCTTGCAGCGGGCGATCTGCAGGTCCAGCGGCTCATACAAGCCCTGGCCGCCGTACTCCATCAGCACGTCCTTGCCCGCCACACCGAGGTCGGCGGCACCATGCTCGACATAAGTCGGCACGTCGGTGGCTCGCACGATCAGCAGACGCACGTCGTCCTGGGTGGTTGGAATGATCAGCTTGCGGCTCTTGTCCGGATTCTCGGTCGGCACGATACCGGCCTCGGCCAGCAATGGCAGGGTATCGTCGAGGATGCGGCCTTTGGAAAGCGCGATGGTCAACATTGGAACGTCGGTCCTTAAGCGGCTACAACCGACCCGGTCATCGACCCGGCCGTGTTCAATTCAATGGGCGCATCCTTGCGCCGACGAGCATTAGCCCGGTACGCGACGGATCTTCGCACCCAGCATCTGCAGTTTCTCTTCGATGCACTCGTAACCACGGTCGATGTGGTAGATGCGGTCGATCAAGGTATCGCCTTCAGCGACCAGCGCCGACAGCACCAGGCTGGCGGAAGCACGCAGATCAGTGGCCATGACCGGTGCACCCTTGAGTGCCGGCACGCCCGTGACGATGGCGGTGTTGCCCTCGACCTGGATATGCGCGCCCATGCGGTGCATTTCGTACACGTGCATGAAGCGGTTCTCGAAGATCGTCTCGATGACCGCGCCGGTGCCTTCGGCAATGGCGTTGAGCGAGATGAACTGTGCCTGCATGTCGGTCGGGAACGCCGGGTACGGAGCGGTACGAAGGTTGACGGCTTTTGGCCGTTTGCCATGCATGTTCAGCTCGATCCAGTCCTCGCCGGTGGTCAGGTCGGCACCCGCTTCCTTGAGCTTTTCCAGCACGGCTTCAAGGATGGTCGGGTCGGTGTCCTTGACCTTGACGCGGCCACCAGTCACGGCAGCGGCAACCAGGTAAGTACCGGTCTCGATACGGTCGGGCATGACTCGGTAGCTGGCCGAGTGCAAACGCTCGACGCCATCGATGGTGATGGTGTCGGTACCAGCACCTTGCACGTTGCCGCCCATGGCATTGATGAAGTTGGCCAGGTCGACCACTTCTGGCTCGCGTGCGGCGTTTTGCAGCACGCTGCGGCCCTTGGCCAGGGCAGCAGCCATCATGATGTTTTCGGTACCGGTCACGCTGACGGTATCGAAGAAGAAGTGCGCACCGCGCAGGCCGCCCTCAGGAGCCTTGGCCTTGATATAGCCGCCTTCGACTTCAATCTTTGCACCCATGGCCTCAAGGCCGCGGATGTGCAGGTCGACCGGTCGCGAACCAATGGCGCAACCGCCTGGCAGGGCCACTTCGGCCTCGCCGAAACGAGCAACCATCGGACCAAGCACCAGGATCGAGGCGCGCATGGTCTTGACCAGCTCGTAAGGCGCGACCAGGGTCTTGATGGTACGGGGGTCGATTTCCACCGCCAGCTTTTCGTCGATCACAGGCTCAATGCCCATGCGGCCGAACAGCTCGATCATGGTGGTGATGTCGTGCAAGTGTGGCAGGTTGCCCACGGTGACCGGGCCGTCAGCCAGCAGGGTCGCCGCCAGAATCGGCAGGGCCGCGTTCTTCGCGCCCGAAATGCGGATCTCGCCGTCAAGGCGAGCGCCGCCAGTAATAATCAGTTTGTCCATTGGAGTCTCGCCGCCAAGTTGGCTCAGGTGCGCTCAGCCCAGGCTGCGCTGCTGAAAAATTTCATGGTTACCGCATGGATGCTACCGTTGGCGATCCAGGGATTAAGGTGAGCATAGATCGCCTGCTGACGCTTGACCGGGCTCAGGCCAGCCAACTCGTCGCTGATCACGTTCAACTGGAAGTTGCAGCCTTCGCCTTCAACTTCGACCCGGGATCCCGGCAATTTTTCTTCAAGGAAGCTCTTAACTTCTACAGCCTGCATGCTCAACCTCAATCGGCGCCCGATGCGCACGGGTCGGCCATCATACAAAAAAGCCCCCCGCCTGCGAAGCCCACCGAGGGCGTGCGCTGACCGAGGGGCCTCCATAAGTGGCAA from Pseudomonas putida includes the following:
- the rlmF gene encoding 23S rRNA (adenine(1618)-N(6))-methyltransferase RlmF codes for the protein MTQKPTLHPRNRHQGRYDFPSLIKAHPDLARFTITNPHGKPSIDFANPEAVRVFNRALLKAQYGIQHWDIPADYLCPPIPGRADYIHVAADLLAEDNAGEVPKGAQVRALDIGVGANCIYPLLGHCDYRWRFLGSDIDPVALASAKAIVQANGLSKAIALRQQNNAKLILGGLLEEDERFDLTLCNPPFHASREEATRGSQRKWKNLGKQDPKRKLPVLNFGGQNNELWCEGGEIRFVSQLVGESLQYAVQVLWFTSLVSKASNLPGIEAALKKAGVKAVRIVEMGQGQKQSRMVAWSFHDHSQRQAWNERRKSQA
- a CDS encoding HU family DNA-binding protein, translated to MALTKDQLIADIAESIAQPKATAKNALEQLGQIVADQLENGAEITLPGIGKLKVSERPARTGRNPSTGAAIEIAAKKVVKFVPAKSLTDAINK
- the yejK gene encoding nucleoid-associated protein YejK, with translation MPIRHCIVHLIDKKPDGSPAVLHARDTELGASDAIENLLADLNDSYNAKQGKAWGFFHGESGAYPLSGWLKQYLEQEKDFAAFSRVAVEHLQKLMEESNLSTGGHILFAHYQQGMTDYLAIALLHHSEGVAVNAELDVTPSRHLDLGQLHLAARINLSEWKNNQNSKQYISFIKGKNGKKVSDYFRDFIGCQEGVDGPGETRTLLKAFSDFVESEDLPEEAAREKTQTLVDYATTQTKLGEPVTLEELSSLIDEDRPKAFYDHIRNKDYGLSPEIPADKRTLNQFRRFTGRAEGLSISFEAHLLGDKVEYDEVAGTLIIKGLPTQLVDQLKRRKD
- a CDS encoding GIY-YIG nuclease family protein, translating into MVSDVSENPICKPWYVYLVRAANGSLYCGISDDPQRRFVAHQKGQGARYFKTSPAQALVYVEQWPDKGEALRQERLVKKLRKAAKEALVASYTSG
- a CDS encoding nuclear transport factor 2 family protein; the protein is MSDANRDLITRFYQAFQRLDAEAMVACYSEDIVFSDPVFGTLRGRDAGDMWRMLTTRAKDFSLTFDQVHADERSACAHWVATYLFSQTGRTVVNDIQARFVIRDGLICQHDDSFDLWRWSRQALGAPGVLLGWSPMLQNKVRQQAFKGLRAFQQAN
- a CDS encoding CynX/NimT family MFS transporter, whose amino-acid sequence is MAEPMTRDTPARERELDELLIDAEADDAQVQDQPVMLQRPWLLLLGLVLVALNLRPALSSMAPVLGLVSESLGLSASQAGLLTTLPVLCLGLFAPLAPLLARRWGSERVILGILLTLALGIVLRSAMGTTGVFLGSIMAGASIGIIGVLLPGIVKRDFPKHAGTLTGVYTMALCLGAAMAAGATVPLTEHLHGSWALGLGFWMIPALLAMLVWLPQARQGHGLHKVAYRVRGLWRDPLAWQVTLYMGLQSSLAYIVFGWLPSILIGRGLSPTEAGLVLSGSVIVQLVSSLSAPWLATRGKDQRLAIVLVMLITLAGLFGCLYAPLSGLWGWAVLLGLGQGGTFALALTLIVLRSKDAHVAANLSSMAQGVGYTLASMGPFAVGLVHDMTGGWAAVGWIFAVLGVGAIVFGLGAGRARHVKVSSERL
- a CDS encoding FadR/GntR family transcriptional regulator, giving the protein MGSELAKRSLVELAVERMRERILQGDWRVGQRLPTEPELALELGISRNTVREAMRVLAFSGLVEIRQGDGSYLRTCQDPLQAVLAMSRCTLEQARETRHILETEAIGLAALRRTDDDLRALRIALKGSAEHFHGDVDAYVSCDLAFHQRLIDAAHNPALSELYRYFSGVVAAALQHNMATVPRCQATFDLHGQILDAIEQRDAERAKCLSRTLIES
- the hisC gene encoding histidinol-phosphate transaminase, with the translated sequence MSRFWSPFVKDLVPYVPGEQPKLARLVKLNTNENPYGPSPKALEAMRGELNDNLRLYPDPNGDRLKQAVAEYYGVTTGQVFVGNGSDEVLAHIFHGLFQHGGPLLFPDISYSFYPVYCGLYGIPFEPVALDEQFQIRVEDYQKPNAGIIFPNPNAPTGCLLPLQAIEQLLQANRDSVVVVDEAYIDFGGQTAISLVDRYDNLLVTQTLSKSRSLAGLRVGLAVGHPDLIEALERIKNSFNSYPLDRMAIVGAAAAFEDQAYFEATCRKVIDSREALVEQLTAKGFEVLPSAANFIFARHPQEDAAQLAARLREQGVIVRHFKQQRIAQFLRITIGTPEMNQALIDALS
- the hisD gene encoding histidinol dehydrogenase — protein: MTVSTAIARLNAADPDFARHLDHLLSWESVSDDAVNQRVLDIIKAVRERGDAALVEFTQRFDGVGATSINDLILGRERLELALTRITDAQRTALEKAAERVRIYHERQKQDSWQYTEADGTVLGQKVTPLDRAGLYVPGGKASYPSSVLMNAIPAKVAGVAEVVMVVPTPRGEVNELVLAAACIAGVDRVFTVGGAQAVAALAYGTESVPQVDKIVGPGNIYVATAKRHVFGQVGIDMIAGPSEILVVCDGQTDPDWIAMDLFSQAEHDEDAQAILVSPDAEFLDRVAASIDKLMPTMERAEIIEKSINGRGALIQVRDMQQAIEVANRIAPEHLELSVADPQAWLGQIRHAGAIFMGRHTSEALGDYCAGPNHVLPTSGTARFSSPLGVYDFQKRSSIIFCSEQGASELGHTASVLARGESLTAHARSAEYRILTQDKGN
- the hisG gene encoding ATP phosphoribosyltransferase; translation: MLTIALSKGRILDDTLPLLAEAGIVPTENPDKSRKLIIPTTQDDVRLLIVRATDVPTYVEHGAADLGVAGKDVLMEYGGQGLYEPLDLQIARCKLMTAGVVGAPEPKGRLRVATKFVNVAKRYYAEQGRQVDIIKLYGSMELAPLINLADKIIDVVDTGNTLRANGLEPQDLIATISSRLVVNKASMKMQHARIQSLIDTLRQAVESRHRG
- the murA gene encoding UDP-N-acetylglucosamine 1-carboxyvinyltransferase, whose protein sequence is MDKLIITGGARLDGEIRISGAKNAALPILAATLLADGPVTVGNLPHLHDITTMIELFGRMGIEPVIDEKLAVEIDPRTIKTLVAPYELVKTMRASILVLGPMVARFGEAEVALPGGCAIGSRPVDLHIRGLEAMGAKIEVEGGYIKAKAPEGGLRGAHFFFDTVSVTGTENIMMAAALAKGRSVLQNAAREPEVVDLANFINAMGGNVQGAGTDTITIDGVERLHSASYRVMPDRIETGTYLVAAAVTGGRVKVKDTDPTILEAVLEKLKEAGADLTTGEDWIELNMHGKRPKAVNLRTAPYPAFPTDMQAQFISLNAIAEGTGAVIETIFENRFMHVYEMHRMGAHIQVEGNTAIVTGVPALKGAPVMATDLRASASLVLSALVAEGDTLIDRIYHIDRGYECIEEKLQMLGAKIRRVPG
- a CDS encoding BolA family protein, translating into MQAVEVKSFLEEKLPGSRVEVEGEGCNFQLNVISDELAGLSPVKRQQAIYAHLNPWIANGSIHAVTMKFFSSAAWAERT